The Filimonas lacunae genomic sequence TGCCTTTGTTAACAGCAGCAACCGTCAGGTAGACCTGTCTGCCAGCGGTGGTAATGATCGCACAAAATATTACGTTGGCGGAACTTATTACGATGAGCAGTCCACAGGAGTAAACAACCGGCTGAAACGAGGTTCATTGCGCCTGAATCTGACCAGTAATGTTACCGACCGCCTACAGTTAAACGTATCTATTAATGGGATCATGAATGATGGTAACCGGGATGTAGGATTGAACGCTGCCCCACTGCTTTATTTATTTCCCTGGGCCAATCCATATAATGCAGATGGATCTTTGAAACCTTATCTTTTATACAAGGTGAATGGTGCCACACAACAGCGCGCAAACCCCTTGTTTGAAAATCAGTATAACTTCAACCGCCTGCGTTCGCAATTGTTATTCGGGAGTATCCGGTTACAATATAAGATCACAGATTGGCTCACCTTTTCCACCACCAATAGTGGTAACCTGAATTATTCTAAAAATGAAACTTACTACGATGTAAGATCGTTTACAGGATCGGGGCAATTTTGGTCATCACAGGGCTTCCTGGGTACCAATACCAGTTATCTGTATTCTTTTCTTACTTCCAATCAGCTGAACATGCGGAAGAGTTTCGGAGAACATAGTATTACAGCCCTTGCGGCAATGGAATATGGCAAAACTACAGCAGAGGATATGCTGGTGAATGTAAATCATGTTCCTGCCGGTTATCCGGTAATTACCCTTGCCGGACAGCTGGGTGGATCGTTTGATCTTTCTTCCTACGGTATTCCATCTACAAAAGCAGGAAATCTGGATGGTGGTAAGGAGCAGCAGGCGGTTTATTCAGTATTTGGTGAAGCAGCTTATACTTTTAAAAGAAGATATAGCGTTAGCGCATCTGTTCGTACGGATGCATCCAGCAACTTCGGAAGGGATCAGCGTTATGGCACTTTCTTTTCTACCGGAGGTGCCTGGGTTTTAAGTGAAGAGCAATTTCTGAAAAGTTGCAAAGCTATAAACAACCTGAAATTACGGGCTAACTATGGCACCAGTGGCTCCCAGTTAGGGGATAACTTTCTTACACAAACCCTGTATCAGCCCGGAAGCATTTATGGCGGGCAGGCAGCCTCTACAATTGCGATTTTAGGCAACCCCAGCCTGCGTTGGGAGGTAACCCGCACAGTAAGTACGGGATTAGATGTAGGATTGTGGAATCGTTTCAATGCATCAGTTGATTTTTATAACCGCGATTCCAGAGATCTTTTGCAAAAGGTAACACTGCCGGCAGTAGCAGGTTTCCGAACCCAATGGCGTAATGTAGCTGCCGTACGTAATCGCGGTATAGAACTGCTTATCAATTCAACCAATGTGCGCAATAAAAATTTTCAATGGACATCGTCTTTCAATATCAGTTATAATACTAATAGTATTATAAAAGTAGCAGATGATTCTCTTAAGCAGGGGTATTCTACAGGTACCTATTATTTGTACAAAGGAGAAGATATTAATGCGATGAAAGCCATCAGATATTCGGGGGTTGATGCGCAGACTGGCAAGCCATTGTTTGAAAAACTGCTATTTGATGAAAAAGGTAATATAGCCGGAAAGCAATATGTGAACACAGTAGCAGAAGTGGGTGGCCAAAGTGATCCAAGACAATTTCAGACACTGGGTAGTTTTCGTCCGCGCTATTTTGGAGGATTGACCAATACTTTTACCTATAAGCAGTTTTCTCTGAATGTACTGATAACGTATGCATTCAAATATATTGTGAATGATTACAATTCTAGTTTTCAGCAAGGTAGCTATATTCCCTCAGTGACTCAGCTGGCTTTCAGAAGCAATCAGAAAGTATGGACACAACCTGGGCAGGCAGATGCCACCGAACCTATGTTGTATTACCATTCCAACACTTCTTATTATGCTTCGTCCAAATCCATGCACGATGGAAGTCACGCACGTCTTAGGAGTATACGTCTGGGATATGAGCTGTCTTCTTTCATGACAAATAAATTAAGGATTAGCGGAATGACGCTGTATGTAAGTGCGGATAATCTCTGGACAGTGTATTCGAAAAATTTGCTGGCTGCTGACCCTGAAGGCCCTTCTGTAGGAGAAGCCCAAAGTTTCGGCAATTCTGTTGGCGCTGGCCTTGGCGCTCCACGCCGATATGTATTCGGAGTTCAGGTTATTTTTTAGCATTCAAGCAAAAGCTTATAAAATGAAACATTGCATAATACTTATACTGATTATATTTCTTTTAACCGGATGCAACAAGCAAATCGATGAAATACGTCCGCTGACTAAAATTGATCAGAAGGGAGAACTTTCGTCTGTGGCGGGCATTGTAGAAACAACCGTTGGTAACTATACTTACCTCAATGGCAGTGATAGAATCTATTACAGCATGGTTTTACAGGATCTTTGCGAAAACAGGGGAGATAATGTAACACTGCAGGATTGGGCGCCGGTAGGTCAGTATACAGACGCTTTCTACTTCAGAAATAGTACAGGGCTTGCAGCTGGTTCCAGCGCTGATTTTTACCGTGGATCGTACCAGTTGATTATAAGTGCTAATTTAACCCTGGAAGGTATTCAGGAATTTAAGACATCCACATTTGCTTCACTGACAGAAGCGGACAGGAATAAGGTGACTTATGCGGAAGGGGAGAACAGATTTCTGCGTGCCTTTACATATTTCAATCTGGTTCGTATTTACGGAAAGCCCTACTACCAGGCCAACGCACAGGATCTGGCTGTTCCGCTGAAAACAAGTACGGACATAACTGATATACCTGCCCGTTCTTCTGTAAAGAATTTGTATGCATTTATTGTCAGTGAACTCAAATCAGCAGCAGAGCTTATGAAAGCCCCTGTAACTAAAACCAATTCGTTTGCAAGCACCGCGTCAGCCTGGGCGTTGTTGTCAAGGGTATACCTGTATATGGGAGGTTCAATAGACAGTCCTGACGCCGCTTCCAATCAACTGGCGATTACCTATGCAGATAGTGTTATAGCGCAAACCAGTGGCAAATATGACCTTTTACAGGGAACAGATTATATCAATATGTTGGGGGATGATGAAACGGGAGCACTTGGCCGTTCTGTATTCGCTTCCAATAAGGAGATCATCTTTGCTTATGATAATACAACTACCGGTGGTAGTCCAATCGGTTTATTATATCATTATTACCCTTCAGATGGGTTGGGAGCAATATTTGTTCCATCGGCAGAGTTGAAATCTTTATATACATCCATTGACCTCCGCAGCACGTTTTTTAAAGTTAATACAGCTTCCGGAAAAGTGGAAACTACCAAATGGCTTTGCCTGAATCAGGGCGGTACTACGCTGGCGCCTTGTATTTACTTTCGGCTGGCGGAAGTGTATCTGAACCGATCAGAGGCTTATGCCAAACTGAATAACGTAAGTAATGCAAAGGCTGATTTGAAACTGATTCATCAGCGTGCCGGTCTTTCTGGAACAGAAGTGGATAATCTGGCAGATGCGGCTGTGCTGGATGCTATCCTGAAAGAGAGACGCATGGAACTTGCATTTGAGGGACATTGCAGCTTTGATTATTTCCGTAACGGACTTCCTATGACCAGAGATGCAGCAGATTACAACGGTGTTGCTCTTACTATTCAGCCTACAGATAATAATGTTGTATTTGCAATACCTAATCAGTAAGTATTTAGTCAACAGAACCATATCGTAACAAGGTAAGTGTAATTCAACACATGAATGTATGACAGATTCATGTGGGTATATCCTATTGCCTTTTAACTCTATTCAGGAATTTTAAAAAATATAAGAATGTCTCAAAATTTAATGAAGCCAGGGAAGTGTATACTGGCATGTGTAATGTTGCTTGTGTTGAACGCAAAATTGTCTGCACAGGAAAATAAAGCCAATTTAGGTATAGGTGATAGAGTGCCTGCATTTAAATACGGGTTGTGTTTAAAAGGGGCGCCAGTTAAAAAATTTGAAAAAGGCCATCTGTACTTGTTTGAATTTTGGGCTACCTGGTGTGGGCCATGTATCGCATCCATGCCGCACCTGTCGGAGTTTGCAAAAAAACATAAGCAGGATGCAACTGTTATTGCGGTTAATATCTGGGAAAGTAGCCATGGAAAAAATTCCTACGAATCTACCTGGCCTAAGATTACAAAGTTTGTAAAAGGAATGGGAGAAAATATGGGATTCAATGTGGTTACGGATAGTAAAGATCAGTTCATGGGTAATAAATGGATGAAGGCGGCAGGTCAGGATGGAATACCTTGTACTTTCATTGTGAAAGACAGTGTAATTCTTTGGATAGGGCACCCCATTGAACTAGACTCTATAGTAGAGCTGGTAAACAGCGGTCACTATGATCCGGTGGCTACTAAAAAGGAAACTGAAGCAAGGCAGGCTAAGTCTGATTCTATTGCTGGTATTTATAAGAAATATTACGATTCTTATGAAAAGGCGATAGCAGATAAAAAGTATGATCTGGCCATGCAAATATTAGATTCCGGAAGTATTGCGGCTCCTGACTTTAAGGGAACTTTTGGCTTTTTCAAATTTATGGCCCTGCTCGAAGTTCGTCCGGATACTGCCTTGGCCTTTGTGAAAGAATGGCAAAAATCCGGCCCGGGGTATGTGGGTTCTGTTGCAGCAGTTATTGCTAAGAAAAAGGGGCTGCCATACGATTTATATGAGTATGCCCTGGAGTCGTGGGAATCACTGCTGAGCAACCCACAGATGCCGACGTCGATGGTATATGAGAACAAGGCCATGTTGTATGCGAATATGGAGGATTACAAAAAAGCAGTTGAAAACCAGGAGAAGGCCATTGCCGAAGGTAAACAGGCTATAAAGGATAAAAAGTTTATTGGGTTCATCATGGATGATACTATCAAAGGATATGAAAAGGTTTTAAGTGAGTATAAGTCTAAATTGAAATAGTATTTTTTAATTAGGGGGTGAGATATTCTTCTCCAACATGGAACAGGAATAGCCGGGCAAACACAATTTGCCTGGCTTTCTTTATCCTCCGAACGAAGTGTGTTCACATAGGATTCGGGAAAATTTAAATATTTAGTCGAGCTTTTTGGAGGGTGCACCTAGGTTTTGGTGCAACCGATAACGTACCAGATTTACCGGCATACCTTTAATTATAAAAAGCAACAGATCAGCAGGGGAAATGAGGTTTTTGAATTGTAGCGACCTGTTGCAGTTGTCAGCTCCTGCCATTTTCTATCAGGAAATAAAGCGGTTTATCAATCCGGCAACATAAGCGTGATGCTCTTCCAGTAAAAAGTGGCCCCCATCAATTTGAATGATCTCTGCATTGGGCAGGTCTTTTCTATAAGCTTCTCCGCCTGGAGCTATAAACAGCGCATCGTTTTTCCCCCATACTACCATTGTTTTAGGCTGGTGCTTTTTGAAATACGCATGCCATTCATCGTACAGCGCCAGGTTGTTGCCATAATCGAGGAAAAGCGCCAGTTGTATTTCATCGTTGCCTGCGCGGTCGAGATAGTATTGATCGGTTATATAACTATCCGGGCTTATCCGGGCCTGATCATGAGCGCCATTCAGGTATAACCATCGGGTAGCTTCCAACGTGAGAAAAAAGCGGGCTGCTTGCTCATGCGCTGCATCAGGTTGTTGAATGTAGGTAATCAATGGCTCCAGTGCGTCTCCTAGCCCTTCATTATAGGCATTGGCATTTTGTATGATCAATGACTGAATCAGTTGCGGACGGCGGGTGGCAATCCGTAACCCTATAGGACCACCGTAATCCTGGATATATAGGTTGATATCCCTGAGTTGCAGGTGATCAATAAAGCGTTCCATGATAACTGATAAATTGTCGAATGTATACGAGAACTGCTTTATGCCAGGCATGCTGCTTTGACCAAACCCCGGGTAGTCAGGAGCTATAATATGGTATGCTTCGGATAGATCAGCAATAAGATCTCTGTACATATGCGACGAAGAAGGGAAGCCATGTAGTAACAATAATAGCGGGCGTTCTGCAGTTCCGGCTTCACGATAAAAAATTTCTAGCCCATCTATTGCTGCTGTTTTGTAAAGTATTTGCTCTTTCATAATAATAATTGTTATGACCTGATTGATCCATCAAAAGTGAGCAAAAGGGTGTGATCAGGTAAATAACTTATGTTATAGAACCTATCAGTTTTTTAATTGATCCTGCCCTTTCCATCATCGTCATTGTGTTAAAAGATTGCAGAGTTTTGTTGTGAAATAAAACACACAACATGATGTATTTAAAAAAAAAGACGGCAGTGATAGCGTCTATGTTATGGCTGGTGCTATTGGCTAGCTGTTCGGCTCCGGGTAAAGAGAGCAATGGTACGGCTGACTATTTTGTTACAGATACAACTACTGTACAAACAGGCGGCGCTAAGATGGTACCCATCACTACTCGTAAAGGCGTATTCCATGTATGGACAAAACGCATTGGTAATAATCCCAACATAAAAGTGATGCTATTGTCTGGCGGACCTGGTTTTCCTCACGATTACCTGGAAGTGTTTGAAAGCTATTTCCCTGGTCAGGGAATTGAGTTTTATTATTATGATGAAATGGGTAATGGCAACAGTGACAAACCGGGTGATAGCAGCCGCTACAATGTAGCCAGTGCTGTGGAGGAGTTGGAGCTGGTAAGGCAGGCACTACACCTGGATAAAGAAAACTTTTATCTGTTTGGTCATTCGTGGGGTGGTTTATTAGCTATGGAGTACGCTGCGAAATACCAACGGCACCTGAAGGCGATCATTGTATCGAACATGGTAGCAAGCGGCCAGGAGTTTAACCGCTATATTCAACAAGTGCTGGTGAAAGAAATACCGAAGGTTGAGATGGATACCATCAATGCTATCTCTGCCAGAAACGATTATGGCAATCCGAAATATATGGAGCTTGTGATGAAGAATTTTTATGCGCAGCATATTTGCCGCATGCCATTGGAACAATGGCCTGAGCCTCTTAACAGGGCGCTTGGTAAATTGAATGCACCTTATTATATGGCTTTACAAGGCCCCAGTGAATTAGGTATTATTGGCAGTTTACGCAACTGGGATATAAGCACCCGATTAAAAGATATTACAATACCTGCACTGTTTATAGGTGCAAAATATGACGAAATGGATCCTGAACATATCAAGTGGATGAGCCAGCAAGTACAGCATGGACAGTTTTTATACTGTGCCAATGGTAGCCACCTCAGCATGTACGATCAGCAGTCATTTTACATGAACGGCGTTATCCATTTTATAAAGGAGGTGAATAATACCCCTTAATATATAGTTAAAAGCCTTCGGATATATCCGAAGGCTTTTAACTAAAACGCTGCCTGAAGGGTTACACCGGTAAAAACATAATAAAAATTAGTGTTTTAGCATCTCATGTGCATATTGAATGCCGATGCCATAGGCGCCACCATATTTTTTAATAAGATCGGTTACGCCTTTATAGGTTTCACTTCTGGCCCAGTCGCGTTGCAGTTCCAGTATGTATTGCATGGCTGTCATTGGTTTTACACCGGCCTGTATCATCCTGCTAATCGCCATGTCGTGCGCCTCTTTGCTAACGTCGCCGCAGGCATCGGTAATTACGTATACATCATAACCATCTGCCTTAGCTGATAAAGCCGGCCCTACTATACACACACTTGTCCATAACCCGGCAAAAATGAGTTTCTTTTGATTTTTGGCGGTGATGGCTTTGTGCGCATTTACATCTTCCCAGCAATTCATCGTGGTTCTGTTGATATAACCAGTAGCGGGATAGAATTCTGTTATTTCACTAAAAACAGGACCGCTAAAGGATTTGGCTGCAACAGTAGTTACCACGGTGGGTATGTTGAATATTTTGGATGAACCAGCTACAATTGCTGCATTACTACGCAATTCGGTAATGCTGATATTCTTTGTAGCAAAACCCATCTGACTTTGGTGATCTACCAGCACCAATGCATGATTGGTGGGTGTTAATAGTTCTGAAGAAGGTTTTTGGGAATAGCCCTGTACGGAAATGGCTGCCATCATAAATAGGGTGGCCATCGATTGAATTGTCTTTCTCATTATTGGAACTTTTAATGGAGCGTGTATAAATTGTTTGTTTGGTTTCTTAAAACTTTTCTACAATAGCAACTCCTGCAATGATCAATAGCACACCCAGGCCACGCCATACATTGATAGGGTGTGGTACTGCCACCAGGATGTTATAATGATCTAGTAATACGGAGATGATCACCTGGCCGGCTACTACCAATCCAAACGTAAGCGCCATGCCTAATTTAGGAAGTGCCATCATGCTTGCGGTAATAAACAAAGCGCCAATGATACCGCCGCCTGTTATGGAAGTAATAGAACTGCCCTTCAACAGTTGCCAGGAAAGCGTTTCTTTGGTGAAGGGGATATAAATTGCCATAGCGATTGCGCCTACCATAAAACAGATCATAGAGGCGTATAGAGGGCTCGCCAATGACTTGGCGAGCTTTGCATTAAGGCCACCCTGTACAGGTAACAGGGTGCCGCATAAGAAGATCAGCAGTAGCCAGACTATTCTCATGGTTTTGTTTTTTGTTTTATTTTTTCTATTTCTGCTTCCAATTGTGCAATGTATTCATGCTGTGATGCAAAGGCTTTATTGATCTCCTCCATGGTGTACCGGGGTGTTATGTGTTGCGGACAGTTCCAATCGTAGGCGGCTATCTCAAATACCATCATTCTTTCCGGGCGAAACTGATACTCCTCCAGGTCAAGTTGTGCATACAGCGCAGGATCGTCTTCGAGTTCAACGATCCTGGCTTTGGCGTATAATTTCAATCTTGCTCTTGTCGGATAATCGACCATGATCAACGACACGTTGTTATTGGTAGCCAGGTTGCCCACAGTAATGTATTGGCCATTCCCTTTAAAATCAATAATGCCCAATCGTTTTGTGTCCAGCACTTTAATAAATCCCCTGGGGCCTCCTCTATGTTGTATATAGGGATAGCCATTTTCACCAATGGTGGCTATGTAAAAACTATCTTGCCCTGAGATAAAAACAATCTCCTGCTCCGTCATGCCATCCACCTCACTTCTCTTTTCATGACGGGCATAGCTTTTACGGCTGCCTAGTTTTTCCTGCATGTCTTTCACCGCATCTGTAAATGCCAGGGATGCATAATTCATTGCCATTTAACATTGCTTTTATTATAATCAGGCATGCGCAGTATCCTTACCGGGGTCTTGCGCCAAAACCTTATCCCAGAGCGAATCGCCGCACTCGTCAGGTATAACTACGTCTTTACCTACTTTCCTGTCTAAGAAGTTCCGGATGGTGGTTGTGATTTCATCGCCAAAACTTTCGAGCGCGAAATGCCCTGTTGGATATAAATGGAATTCAAGATTCTTTACATCTTTTTTAAATGCTTCTGCGCCAACGCCGGGAAAAATGTAATCGTCTTTACCATATACAATTAACATTTCAGGATTTTTTGTGCGCAGGTATTCCTGCCATTTGGGGTACTGTTTTACGTTATTCTGGTAATCGTAAAAGAGTTGAATTTGTATGTCATCATTTTCGGGGCGTTGTAGATGCCGTAAGTCAACCTCCCAGTTGTCGGGTGATATAACACTGGCATCCGGCACATGATGGGTGTATTGCCATTTCAAACCATCGGGGCTATGAAATGCCTGGCAAGCCTTGATGGCATCCTGATCATTACGATTTTTCCAAAGGGCTTTAATAGGGTCCCAAAAGGTTTCTAATCCTTCTTCATAGCAACAGCCATTTTGTACAATAATTGTTTCTATCCTGTCGGGATGTTTAGAGGCAATAGTCCAGCCAACGGGAGCGCCATAGTCCATCAGGTATACACTAAACTTTTCAATGTTGAGGTGCTCCAGCAATGCTTCCATGATTTTGGCATAGTTGGCAAAACTGTATTCAAAATCGGCCATAAGAGGTTGCTCGCTTCTGCCGTAACCGGGATAGTCCGGGGCAATCAGGTGATACTTATCTGACAGATCATTGATCAGGTTGCGGTACATATGCGATGATGTTGGATAGCCATGCAACAAGAATAATACGGGTGCATCTGCTGGCCCTGCTTCTCTGTAGAAAATATCTACTCCATTAATCTTTACTACATGGTAGTGTGTTTTGTTCTTCATTGTGTTTGTTTTCAACAAAACTCTCATCATTCACTTGATTTATAAAATCACTGTAGTAATCAGTAGTATCAAAAATGTAATAGCTGTGCAGGTGTCTATTAAAATTTTAAGAGGATCATTCAACCAGGTTATTTGTTTGATGATGGTTAGTTGCTCAATTTTATACTGTAATATTTTTATAACTATTATTAATGTAAACATTATGAATGCAAAGTATTTAGTAGCAGGAATAACCGGAACGGCGCTGGCGGCTATGAGCTTGTCCGTTATGTCCTTCGTAAACGCCCCTAAAAAAGTGATGTCTTCTAATGAAAGCGACAAGCCAACGATCGTACTGGTTCATGGCGCTTTTGCTGATGGTTCATCCTGGAATAAAGTGATACCCATTTTGCAGAAAAAAGGATACCGGGTAATGGCTGTTCAAAACCCACTAACCTCCTTAAACGATGATGTGGCCTTTGTGGAACGCGCGATAGCAGAGGCTCCGGGAAAGGTGATATTGGTAGGGCATTCATGGGGAGGTGTAGTTATTACCCAGGCTGGTAATAACGAAAAAGTAAAATCATTGGTGTATGTAGCGGCTTATGCGCCGGGAGAGGGGCAGAGTGTGGAAAGCATTAGCAGGGATGCGCACGAAGCAAGAAAAATTCCTAATGTGCCGGGGTTAGCAGACCCGATCGTAACGGATGGTTATATCCGGCTTAAAGAAGAAACGGTTATCAACCATTTTGCACAGGATCTTCCACAGCAGGAGGCAAAGATTATTGCAGCAGGACAAGGGCGTTTTCATGTTAGTACTATAGGCGCCAAAGTGTCAAATCCTGCATGGAAAAACAAGCCAAGTTATTTCATCGTGTCGGATAATGATCATATGATATCGCCACAGTTGGAAACCGAAATGGCAGAGAACATTCATGCCACCACCTATCACCTTGCTGCAAGTCACGTAGCCATGCTTTCAAAACCTGAAAAAGTTGCTGAAGTGATTCTTACTGCGGCGCAAAAGGAATAAGGTGATGATACCCTTTTTCAAAGGGCGGTTCTTTTATAGACGTTTGCAGGAATATTAATACAGGTTGAAGCGCCGGCTCCTGCAGGTGATACCGGAATGTATCCCAGTCGCGGAATTGCTTACACACTACAAACCTGGTTTTGTTGTTAATTACCTGGCTAAGCTGATAAAATAGTACACCGGGAGCTTCCTGTAACACTGGTGCCAGGTTACGGTTGATGGATATGAATTGTTTTTCAGTGCCGGCCTTTACGTCTATAAACAGCATAATGGTTAACGCATCCTGGTTTACTTCTTTGGAAAACGACTCCAGTTCTTTTACAAAAGTAGTTTCAGGTGGCGATGATAAGCCCATCTTTGTGAAAGCACCGACGGCCTTTGCGTCGGTGCTCTTTTTATTTTGCTTATAGAAGGTATGACTGCTCCATCTTTCTACAATCCACATGATACACGCATCACCTCTTTCATAATAGGCGGCTGACATTATGTTTCCCTCCTTCGTGGCAGCAATACGCACATACTCGTCCAATACTTCCAGAAACCTGTTCTGCCAGGCAGTTTTTACATGATATTGGGTTAACACCATTATGGATGTTTTCCATGTTTGTTGCATTTTCATTGCAGTAGAGATTAAGAAGGCCCATTGTGCCTGACGGGTAAAGTTGCTGATTAATTGTGCGGCAGAGAAATTAGCACAGTAATAGTGACAAGTATTATTTTAATAAGGAAAGGGCGCAAAGAGGGTGTTTTTTTTATTTTAAAAACTTAGTGAAGCGTAGTTTTGTTATGTGCGATTATTTTAATATAATAGCTACTGTCATGAAGAAAAAGGTACTTATTGTAGAAGATGAATTTATTGTAGCAAGTAATTTAAGGCTGGTATTACTGCGATCCGATTATGAAATAATTGGTATAGCTACCTCTGCCGACGAGGCGGAAGCGTATTTACAAAAAAAACTGCCTGATATTGTTTTGCTTGATATCAGCTTACAGGGGGAACGCTCCGGTATTGATATTGCCCGGAAGCTACAATCGAAACGTATCGTATTTATATACCTGTCGGCCAATTCAAGTCAAAGGGTATTGGAAGAGGCAAAGGCAACAGAGCCATATGGATTCCTGGTGAAGCCATTCAGGAAAAAAGACTTATTGATCATGTTAGATATTGCCTGGTATCGTTATGTTAATAGTATTGAAACAAAAACAAACCAGGAAACACTTTTACAGAAGCAACTAACAGCCATCAGTGAAGAAAATATAGATGGTCAGCAACAATTGCTGAAGATGGCCAGAATTATGCAGTCTTATATACCCTTCGATCTTATGATGTCTGGTAGCAGACCTCTTAATACAGCACAATTTAACGATAAGGGATATTTGCGTATCGGGTTTGATGAATACCAGTTTATTGAGGAAACAGCATTGCTTGCCATTACCAATTTGAAGAAAACAGCGTTGTCTGTTATTCTCGCAAACACTCATACGGATATCAATACAATCATTTATAACAGTGAATCAGCCAGAGAGAAGGCGAATATTCCTTCTCTTCAAAAAACATTGACCGAAACGTTCAGTTTACAATCCTATCTGGTGTTTCCTGTTGTTTTAAGCAATGGGCAATTCTTTCACTATTTTTTTTATAGTCGTCAGCAGCATATCCATACCAATGAGCATATTGCTTTACTCAACGATTTGAGAACCTGTTTAGTGGCATTGGCTGAAAAAATAATTTACGGAGCAGCTACGCCAGGTTTGATACAAAAGGTGGGTGTTATAAGAAACCAGCAGGGAGCATCGGTGAATTATCCGGAGTTCCGGGGTGTTATTGGTAATCATCATTTACTGCTGAGCGCGTTGGATCTTGCTGCCCAGGTTGCTCCTTACAATACATCCGTATTAATTCTTGGAGAAAGTGGTACCGGAAAAGAAAAACTAGCCCAGGCCATTCATTTATTATCGCCAAGAAAAAATGCCCCCTACATAAAAGTAAATTGTGCTGCTATTCCGGCTACGTTAATAGAGTCGGAATTGTTTGGTCACGAAAAAGGCGCATTCACTGGCGCCATAGAAAAAAGAAAAGGAAAATTTGAACAGGCTGAGGGAGGAACGATTTTTCTGGATGAGATTGGAGAGCTTTCCCTGGAAATGCAGGTAAAGATTCTGCGTTTTTTACAGGAAAAGGAAATTCAATGCGTAGGCGGTAATTCGCTTATAAAAGTAAATGTTCGGGTGGTAGCTGCTACAAACCGTAATCTTGAGAAGGCGATTGCTGAAGGGAATTTTCGGCTTGATCTGTATTACCGCCTCAATGTTTTTCCTATTACATTGCCTTCATTGAAAGAGCGTAAAAGTGATATAAAAGAGCTGGCTGTTTATTTTGCGGAGAAGTATTGCAGGGAGTTTAATAAACCGTTTTACGGTATTGCTGCCTCTATGATGGAAGAGATGACGGCTTATCACTGGCCGGGAAATATCAGGGAACTGGAGAACGTTATCGAACAGTCGGCCGTTCTCAACGATGGTCAATCGAAATTAGAACTGAAACGAAAGCTTACAGACAGGAATGCTTTACCTGTTTCAAAGGTGATTAAAACATTGGAAGATGTGAAGACCGCTAAGGATGAAACCGAGCGGGAATACATTATTTCGATACTCAGAAAAGCAGATGGCCGTGTCCGTGGTGTAAATG encodes the following:
- a CDS encoding alpha/beta fold hydrolase, with translation MKEQILYKTAAIDGLEIFYREAGTAERPLLLLLHGFPSSSHMYRDLIADLSEAYHIIAPDYPGFGQSSMPGIKQFSYTFDNLSVIMERFIDHLQLRDINLYIQDYGGPIGLRIATRRPQLIQSLIIQNANAYNEGLGDALEPLITYIQQPDAAHEQAARFFLTLEATRWLYLNGAHDQARISPDSYITDQYYLDRAGNDEIQLALFLDYGNNLALYDEWHAYFKKHQPKTMVVWGKNDALFIAPGGEAYRKDLPNAEIIQIDGGHFLLEEHHAYVAGLINRFIS
- a CDS encoding proline iminopeptidase-family hydrolase; translated protein: MMYLKKKTAVIASMLWLVLLASCSAPGKESNGTADYFVTDTTTVQTGGAKMVPITTRKGVFHVWTKRIGNNPNIKVMLLSGGPGFPHDYLEVFESYFPGQGIEFYYYDEMGNGNSDKPGDSSRYNVASAVEELELVRQALHLDKENFYLFGHSWGGLLAMEYAAKYQRHLKAIIVSNMVASGQEFNRYIQQVLVKEIPKVEMDTINAISARNDYGNPKYMELVMKNFYAQHICRMPLEQWPEPLNRALGKLNAPYYMALQGPSELGIIGSLRNWDISTRLKDITIPALFIGAKYDEMDPEHIKWMSQQVQHGQFLYCANGSHLSMYDQQSFYMNGVIHFIKEVNNTP
- a CDS encoding hydrolase, whose protein sequence is MRKTIQSMATLFMMAAISVQGYSQKPSSELLTPTNHALVLVDHQSQMGFATKNISITELRSNAAIVAGSSKIFNIPTVVTTVAAKSFSGPVFSEITEFYPATGYINRTTMNCWEDVNAHKAITAKNQKKLIFAGLWTSVCIVGPALSAKADGYDVYVITDACGDVSKEAHDMAISRMIQAGVKPMTAMQYILELQRDWARSETYKGVTDLIKKYGGAYGIGIQYAHEMLKH
- a CDS encoding DMT family transporter, producing the protein MRIVWLLLIFLCGTLLPVQGGLNAKLAKSLASPLYASMICFMVGAIAMAIYIPFTKETLSWQLLKGSSITSITGGGIIGALFITASMMALPKLGMALTFGLVVAGQVIISVLLDHYNILVAVPHPINVWRGLGVLLIIAGVAIVEKF
- a CDS encoding pyridoxamine 5'-phosphate oxidase family protein, coding for MAMNYASLAFTDAVKDMQEKLGSRKSYARHEKRSEVDGMTEQEIVFISGQDSFYIATIGENGYPYIQHRGGPRGFIKVLDTKRLGIIDFKGNGQYITVGNLATNNNVSLIMVDYPTRARLKLYAKARIVELEDDPALYAQLDLEEYQFRPERMMVFEIAAYDWNCPQHITPRYTMEEINKAFASQHEYIAQLEAEIEKIKQKTKP
- a CDS encoding alpha/beta fold hydrolase — translated: MKNKTHYHVVKINGVDIFYREAGPADAPVLFLLHGYPTSSHMYRNLINDLSDKYHLIAPDYPGYGRSEQPLMADFEYSFANYAKIMEALLEHLNIEKFSVYLMDYGAPVGWTIASKHPDRIETIIVQNGCCYEEGLETFWDPIKALWKNRNDQDAIKACQAFHSPDGLKWQYTHHVPDASVISPDNWEVDLRHLQRPENDDIQIQLFYDYQNNVKQYPKWQEYLRTKNPEMLIVYGKDDYIFPGVGAEAFKKDVKNLEFHLYPTGHFALESFGDEITTTIRNFLDRKVGKDVVIPDECGDSLWDKVLAQDPGKDTAHA
- a CDS encoding alpha/beta fold hydrolase; this translates as MNAKYLVAGITGTALAAMSLSVMSFVNAPKKVMSSNESDKPTIVLVHGAFADGSSWNKVIPILQKKGYRVMAVQNPLTSLNDDVAFVERAIAEAPGKVILVGHSWGGVVITQAGNNEKVKSLVYVAAYAPGEGQSVESISRDAHEARKIPNVPGLADPIVTDGYIRLKEETVINHFAQDLPQQEAKIIAAGQGRFHVSTIGAKVSNPAWKNKPSYFIVSDNDHMISPQLETEMAENIHATTYHLAASHVAMLSKPEKVAEVILTAAQKE